The following is a genomic window from Chryseobacterium ginsenosidimutans.
GATCTTCAAATTCATCTCTTTTTCTGATCAAATGAGCCTTCCCGTCTAAGAAAAGAACTTCAGCAGGCTTTAACCTTGAATTAAAGTTTGAACTCATTTCAAAACCGTAAGCTCCGGCATTATGGAATGCTAAAATGTCACCCTCTCTTACTTCATTCAGCTTTCTATCCCAAGCAAAAGTATCTGTCTCACAGATATTTCCAACTACGGTATAAATTCTTTCTGCGCCTTTCGGGTTAGATAAATTTTCGATAACGTGGTAAGAATCGTAGAACATCGGGCGAATCAAGTGATTGAATCCAGAATTCACTCCGACAAAAACTGTCGCTGTCGTTTGCTTGATAACATTAGCTTTAACTAATAAATACCCACTTTTCCCTACTAAGAATTTTCCAGGCTCGAACCACAGTTCGAATTTTTTTCCTGTTGATTTTGAAAACTCAGAAATCACTTTTTCAACTTTTTTACCTAAAGTTTTCACATCCGTCTCCTCCTCGCTGTCCTGATACGGAATTTTGAAACCACTTCCCATATCAAGATATTTAAGATTCGGGAAATGCTCAGAAAGTTCGAGCATAATATCCAAAGCTTGCAGAAAAACATCCGGATCTTTAATTTCACTGCCTGTATGCATGTGAAGACCTTCAACATTTAAGTTGGTG
Proteins encoded in this region:
- the lysA gene encoding diaminopimelate decarboxylase, with protein sequence MNSKELLKIANEFGTPVYVYDAESIKIQYEKLTSSFLKHTRFFYAAKALTNINILKYVKNLGASLDCVSINEVKLGLKAGFPKEKILFTPNCVDLAEIEEAMTHGVHINIDNISILEQFGNKYGNTYPILVRINPHIFAGGNYKISTGHIDSKFGISIHQVRHIERVMKSTNLNVEGLHMHTGSEIKDPDVFLQALDIMLELSEHFPNLKYLDMGSGFKIPYQDSEEETDVKTLGKKVEKVISEFSKSTGKKFELWFEPGKFLVGKSGYLLVKANVIKQTTATVFVGVNSGFNHLIRPMFYDSYHVIENLSNPKGAERIYTVVGNICETDTFAWDRKLNEVREGDILAFHNAGAYGFEMSSNFNSRLKPAEVLFLDGKAHLIRKRDEFEDLLRNQIEVL